The Helianthus annuus cultivar XRQ/B chromosome 11, HanXRQr2.0-SUNRISE, whole genome shotgun sequence region GATTCGTAACATATATGTCTGCTATAACTCAAACATAATAACTTGGTACCACCATCATACAATCAAtgacgaagcttgagatttccgacggaGGGTAAAAAACGTATATATCCAAAAATTTCTTTATGGCTAGGTTCGTTTTAAATTCTTATGTATTGGGCCAATAAGTTTTTTAGGTTTTAAATTTGAAAATATACATAGTATTTCTAAGATTGATATAATGTGTTTGTTTAAAGAGATTACACTACAAATGAATGATGATAAAGTTAACAAGCTAAATACAACGTCAATAAATAGTAACCCTAATATTCAGACTAGAGATAGAATAACGCtaacaaacaaagttaaaaataaacGATAAatggaataataataataataataataataataataataataataataataataataataataataataataataataattatacaaGATAATTATAACGTTATTTATAGGGTACATGTAGAAAACCAAACCAAACTTTTAAGACAGTATCACAAAATTAAAGACAAGTAGATTTTATGCATTACAAAATACTAGTGGCCGAAGTGTATGTGCATGTGTATTCGTTCCTATTTCCCTTCTCGAGCCTCGGCATAGAGAAGAATGTCTCGTAGATTGTCTGGTTGTAGTGGTCTTGCATTATTTTCTGCATACTACAACATAAACGCCAATTAACATTTATTTTGTTCATCTTACCGGAAAGAAAACAATAAGAACTTGGTGTTCACTTGATTTCAAACAATATATACTTACATCCTTTACAGCCTCTCGAAGTAATTTAAGTTGACGTATTGAAACTGTTCTTATCTGTATGAACGTAAATCATTAGCCTATATAAAAAAAGATTTTCACATAAACAATTACAAAATTATTAATTGTTACCCTTCTGCTAATCGTCCAAACAACTTTTTCGGTGCAAGGAGGGGTTGTGAGTGAACCGATATATCGGTAATACAACCTACTACTTATTTGAATCTCACTAGGATTTATAATCCCACTGCGTCCGTGAATGCCTTTTTCATCTATCATAGACGATAAGTTTACAGCTAActgtaaataaaaaaataaaaaaatgtaatgAAAGCATGAATCATGTGCGAATCGTTGCTATCAGTTTTGTAGTTCACAAATATGATATATGGGTGTGGATCATGAGAGAACCACATCTActttttttcaactttttcatTGCGCAGTTACTATTGTAAAAAACTAAGAATATATACGAGGTACATATATGTAGCTTGCcaatatacatatataatttttCATTTGCGAAAAGATTAGTagcatttaaaaaaaatttgctTGGTTGATAGTGGTTCTCAATAAACTCTATGATTATCTCATGATCCCTTctctattatatatatacacacatgtatcaaaatttattgtttttatttggaGTATATATGCATGGACGTAAACGAGTCGAGTTGAGCCCGTACTCATCTAAGTTCAAGCTCAACTTCTTTAAGTCATGATAATTATAACTTTTCTATATAACCTAATATATAcgctttaattattatttttcataGTTTTATATAATAGTTATTATTAtgtaaaaattataaaaagatcGTTTAGACTCACACTCACAAGCCTACTCGAGCTTGATTAGAAATGCTTGGGCTCGTTAATTAAACAAACCAATTTTAGGCACGAGTTCATGCTCGACTCAATTCAACCTTTTAGCAAGTCAATCTCAAGTAGCTCATCACAAACGTTTTCCCTCCATATGAATAGAACTAGGGATTAAAGTATAAAAACTAAAGAGAATTGAATAAGTTACCAAGGAAAGAAAATTGCTTGGTCCGCCAATATTATACAGAACAGCAATGATAGCTGTTTTGTTGTCTATGCTTTGGTGAACCATATGTAGTTCCATGCCAAACCTGTTGATATATTCATGAGTTAATTTGCTCAAAACCTAAAACCATATTTTTTGGGAAATAATTTAATATTGGGCccatgtttttttatatataaaactgACAATAAACTATGCTAGATACCGAAGTTATCAGGTCTTGGTACCATGATGTTAGGAAAAAAGTGTCCCTAAGGGGTCAAGTCCGTGATGAACAAAAAGTGTAGATTTAAATGTACTTTTAAAGTGTGTATTAGTTATCCATTCTAAAAGAAAATATACTAAGAAGGCAAAGTAAACCTTTTGCCATTGATGGTGTGCTCAGAAGGCGAGTGCCAGTGTGCTTGTTTCAAAGCATACTCGGTGTCATTGATGATAATTGATCCCGCATCTCCAATCCATTTAACCTGCAACATCCAATCCATTGTAAAACTCAAAGATGGAAACATGTAAATATAACAACAAAAAATGATGCAAGGCTTATTTATATATGGATTAATCACGAAATAGTAGTTACCATGATGTCATGACCTCTATTAAGCAAGGTAGCATTACACGGTTTATAGTTTCGGTATAGATTCTTTGGGTGGAGCACCAGCTCCACCCTACTACTCGACATATCAATGGGAGACTGCATCGTCCCATTGTTGCACAACGACCATTCATTCCTAATCGCACCCCATCTATCGGGTCCCAGCGTGCTATCTCTCAAATAATCAAATTCTCTTTGATCCTCTACATTTACACAtacattatacatatatacaca contains the following coding sequences:
- the LOC110891315 gene encoding alpha carbonic anhydrase 7, which gives rise to MKNMKLNSILALGFLLFMLFFSHPFSTQAEEVEDQREFDYLRDSTLGPDRWGAIRNEWSLCNNGTMQSPIDMSSSRVELVLHPKNLYRNYKPCNATLLNRGHDIMVKWIGDAGSIIINDTEYALKQAHWHSPSEHTINGKRFGMELHMVHQSIDNKTAIIAVLYNIGGPSNFLSLLAVNLSSMIDEKGIHGRSGIINPSEIQISSRLYYRYIGSLTTPPCTEKVVWTISRRIRTVSIRQLKLLREAVKDYAENNARPLQPDNLRDILLYAEAREGK